The genomic stretch GATGAGCATTTTGCGCAAGGCGGGGTATTCGTCGCGGATGTAGATCCAGATCGCGGCGATGCCGACCACGCGGGCTGCTATCAGCATGCCTTCGATGAAACGGTGCGGATCGCGCCCGAGGTAGTGGCGATCCTTGAAGGTGCCGGGCTCGCCCTCGTCGATATTGACCGCCATGTTGCGCGGTGCCGGCTGCGCCATCACCGTGCGCCATTTGCGCGCAGCCGGAAATCCCGCGCCGCCCAGCCCCCGCAGGATGGCGGTGTCGAGTACGCCGAGGACTTCGGCGACGTCGTGCTCGCCGCTACGCATCGTTTCATAGAGGTGGTAGCCACCCGCTGCGCGGTAGGCGTCGAAATCGATGATGTCAGGCGCGTGCTCGACGCGATCATCGGCGTCCACCACGGCCATCACCTTGTCCGCACTCGCCTGATGAACGGGGTTCTGCCCCACGACCGCCACCGGCGCGCAGTCGCAACGCCCGACGCAGGGTACGCGCTGTATCCGCACATCGGCGCCAACCCGGCCTTCAAGCTTCACAGCCAGTTCTTCGCCGCCGTGCATCGCACAGGTCAGCGAATCGCACACCCGCACGGTGAGCGCAGCCGGCGCTGAATCGCCCTCGGCCACAACGTCGAAGTGATGATAGAAGGTCGCGACCTCGTACACCTCGGCGCGCGCCAGCTTCATCGCCTCGGCCAGTGCCGCGAGGTGGTCTGCGAACAGCGCCCCGTGCGCATCCTGCAGACGGTGCAGATACTCGATCAACCGTTCGCTCTGCGGCGTCTCGCCCGCAAGCGCAGCCTGCGCCGCAGCGCGGGCGGATTCAGGGAGTGGCGGGCGATTGGGGCCGCGGCGTGATCCTACATTGACGAGCATCGGCATCATTCCTTAGGAATTATCTATAAGAACATAAAATTCCTTTGATGCAACAATACGAGATTATTGCTCACTTGAAAATAGCTCTTTGGAAGGAGAAGAAAAACCAAAGGAAAACCAAAGGGGTCAGAGTCGTTTGAAATTTTCAAACGACTCTGACCCCTTTGATTTGTTCAATCGAGGACGCGCTCGACGAAGGCGGCGACGGCTTCGATGACGGCTTGCGGTTGGTCCTTGTGCGGTGAATGGCGGCAGTCGGCCAGCTTGACCAGGTCCACGTCGTTCGCGCCTGCCGCAATGCGGTCGATCTGCTCCATGGTGGCGTACTCGTCGTCTTCACCCTGGATCGCGAGGACGGGCGCGGTGATGGCAGGCAGGATGTCCTCGATATTCCAGTCGCGGAAATCCGGATTCAGCCAGATGTCCTGCCAGCTACGGAATACCGTGTCAGCATCGTTATGATATTTGGCGAGCTTGGCAGGCAGGTCGGTGGTGTCCCAGATGGTCCGCGCCTGGCGAATGCCTTCAATGGTGACGTCTTCGACGAAGACGTGCGGCGCCACCACGATGACGCCGGACGGGGATACATCGGTGCCGCCCGCGCACAGCAGCGCGATGGAGCCGCCATCCGAATGGCCGAACAGGAAGGGCTGCTCAAGTCCAAGTGCGTCGACGAATGCGGGCAGCATGGCCAGCCCCTCTTCGTGAAGGTAAGTCACTTCGCGCTGCCGCGTCGCCGGATCGGAGCGGCCGTAACCGACGCGCGAGTAGACGATCGCCTCGCAACCGGTCGCGTCGGCCACCTTTTGCGGGAAATCGCGCCACATCGACACGGAGCCGAGGCCTTCGTGCAGAAACACCATGGCGGGCACGTCGTCGCGCGGATGCGCCGAAGGCAGGCGGACAAATTCCAGATTTGTGCCAAAAATGCTGACGGTCTTCACTCAAGTCTCCGGAGTAATTCTTCTGAGCCCCGGATTATTGCGTATCTCGCGCCTGAAGCGATCCTTTTCAGCGACTCATTGCGCCGGTCCGGCCGATACGCTGACGCATCCCCGACAGCACCACCCCACCCAGGATGAGGGCGAAGCCGCCGATGTGGAAGGCCTGCGGCACTTCACCCAGCAGCGGCCAGGCGGCAAGCACGGCGTACATCGGCACCAGGTAGAGTGAAATGCTTGCGCCCGCGGGGCCACTCATCGCAACCAGGCGGTCGTAGCACAGGTAGGCACCCAATCCGGGCACAAGGGCGAGGAAGACAAGCGCGAAATAGAGCTCCCAGCGACCAAAATCGGGGGACTGCAAAGCAAGCGTTTCAAACGCGGCAAACGGCGCGAGGGCGACGATACCGCCGATCATCAGTGCGCCAAGGCGCACCTCGGCAGGCAGTTCCGGGAGGGGGCGACGGCGGGCCAGCACGGTGTAACCCGCCCAACCGCACGCAGCCAGCACCACCCACAGATCGCCGCGACCGAAGGAGAGGCTGCCGAGCGCCTCGATGTCGCCACGCGAGAGGACGAGGAGCACACCCCAGATCGCCAGCGACATGCCCACGGCGCGCTGCGTACCCACCGGCACACGCCACACGATGGCCTCGATCAGGGCGACCAGCGCCGGACAGGCGGAGATGATGAGCGCCACGTTGGTGGCACTGGTGTGCACCGCGCCGATATATTGCGGGCCGACCGCAACGCCCATGCCGAGGGCGCCGAGCAGCAGCACGCGGGGGGCGTTGGCAATCAGCACCTGACGCGACCGCCACAGCCGGGGCGCGATGAACGGCATCAGGATCGCGAGGGCCAGCACCCAGCGACCAAAGGCGAGAAAGACGGGGGGAATACCAACGCTTTCCGCCCAGCGGGCGACAACCATGTTGGCAGCGAACAGGGCTGGGGCGATGAGTATCAGCGGGAGCGCGGCAAGCTGCGGGCCGGCAGCGTAGCCCGAGCCAGAGCGGGCAATGATTCCGGACATATGTATTTCCTGAACGGTTCGTTCATCGGCCTGCCAGGATCGACACCACCCCGTGGTTGGGGGAAGGCCGAAAACGCAGACCACCTGGACGCCTTGTGGGCGAGTCCAAAGCGTACCGGTTCAGGAAAGGAATGAAATTTCTGCTTTTCGCCAAAAAACAGAAGGACCTAGAACA from Parazoarcus communis encodes the following:
- a CDS encoding alpha/beta fold hydrolase encodes the protein MKTVSIFGTNLEFVRLPSAHPRDDVPAMVFLHEGLGSVSMWRDFPQKVADATGCEAIVYSRVGYGRSDPATRQREVTYLHEEGLAMLPAFVDALGLEQPFLFGHSDGGSIALLCAGGTDVSPSGVIVVAPHVFVEDVTIEGIRQARTIWDTTDLPAKLAKYHNDADTVFRSWQDIWLNPDFRDWNIEDILPAITAPVLAIQGEDDEYATMEQIDRIAAGANDVDLVKLADCRHSPHKDQPQAVIEAVAAFVERVLD
- a CDS encoding NAD(P)H-dependent oxidoreductase subunit E, with translation MLVNVGSRRGPNRPPLPESARAAAQAALAGETPQSERLIEYLHRLQDAHGALFADHLAALAEAMKLARAEVYEVATFYHHFDVVAEGDSAPAALTVRVCDSLTCAMHGGEELAVKLEGRVGADVRIQRVPCVGRCDCAPVAVVGQNPVHQASADKVMAVVDADDRVEHAPDIIDFDAYRAAGGYHLYETMRSGEHDVAEVLGVLDTAILRGLGGAGFPAARKWRTVMAQPAPRNMAVNIDEGEPGTFKDRHYLGRDPHRFIEGMLIAARVVGIAAIWIYIRDEYPALRKMLITELDKVRAAWPDLPPIEVRRGAGAYICGEESAMIESIEGKRGMPRLRPPYVAEVGLFGRPTLVHNPETLWWVRDIVDTSLVQGYDWLEKRGRNGRQGLRSFSVSGRVAKPGVIVTDAGITLRQLIDEHCGGMAPGHELYGYFPGGASGGMLPASLADVPLDFDTLAPYGCFIGSAAIVVFSQHDKARALAENAMHFFAHESCGQCTPCRVGTAKAAGLMAAKTWDAPLLDELGSAMMDASICGLGQAAPNPVRSVLRYFPHEVGATPADARAGEGAA
- a CDS encoding DMT family transporter translates to MSGIIARSGSGYAAGPQLAALPLILIAPALFAANMVVARWAESVGIPPVFLAFGRWVLALAILMPFIAPRLWRSRQVLIANAPRVLLLGALGMGVAVGPQYIGAVHTSATNVALIISACPALVALIEAIVWRVPVGTQRAVGMSLAIWGVLLVLSRGDIEALGSLSFGRGDLWVVLAACGWAGYTVLARRRPLPELPAEVRLGALMIGGIVALAPFAAFETLALQSPDFGRWELYFALVFLALVPGLGAYLCYDRLVAMSGPAGASISLYLVPMYAVLAAWPLLGEVPQAFHIGGFALILGGVVLSGMRQRIGRTGAMSR